Proteins encoded by one window of Nocardia goodfellowii:
- a CDS encoding type II toxin-antitoxin system PemK/MazF family toxin: protein MARTWNTIGKQLGIIAKAQGPKIGKKRGRNGPAITVRPAASTPVPTAHRARQIVYCPHLDGRADPGEIVWTWVPYEEDPNNGKDRPVLVVGRDRATLLGLMLSSNPERARDHNWVGIGSGPWDHEGRPSWVRLDRVLDVPEAGIRREGAIVPRKSFDLVAHRLVIEYHWS, encoded by the coding sequence ATGGCCCGAACTTGGAACACGATCGGCAAGCAGCTCGGCATCATCGCCAAAGCGCAGGGCCCGAAGATCGGCAAGAAGAGAGGACGCAACGGCCCGGCCATCACGGTCCGCCCGGCGGCGTCCACGCCCGTACCGACCGCGCATCGCGCGCGGCAGATCGTCTACTGCCCGCACCTGGACGGCCGCGCCGATCCGGGCGAGATCGTCTGGACCTGGGTGCCCTACGAAGAGGATCCGAACAACGGGAAAGACCGGCCGGTGCTCGTCGTCGGCCGCGACCGCGCCACCCTGCTCGGGCTGATGCTCTCGTCGAATCCCGAGCGCGCCCGCGACCACAACTGGGTCGGCATCGGCAGCGGCCCCTGGGACCACGAGGGTCGACCCAGCTGGGTCCGGCTGGATCGGGTGCTCGATGTGCCGGAGGCGGGAATTCGCCGCGAGGGGGCGATCGTGCCGCGCAAGAGTTTCGATCTGGTCGCGCACCGGCTCGTCATCGAATATCACTGGAGCTGA
- a CDS encoding GTP-binding protein, which yields MSAAAGLKAATVKHPDAMAPLIRILDELREMARAAGRDDLGGRLGMVRARVTDPRVRLVVVGEPKHGMSTLVNSLVGAPVSATDTALSVPVIVEYGPQATANLVKSHGNGRVERQAVDPLHPGPALTAQGVVRAEFTEPSPLLADGIVVMDAPGAAGDEHTKWSMIAAADTVLYVVDASRELTPAQLEHLQRIHQLCPTVICVLNKIDRFPQWSHVQQRNRELLDAAGLGFAVAPVSALLHLQAETSGDYQRDIESGMPQLIDHLRDYVVSRADAVAIEAAVRDIRLVTDHLAVTVRSEAEALRDPRRRAEITEQLLAARNLADELRQRTANWQVTLVDGSTELMADIEHDLRHRLRSLVRDAEAEIAQTDPARGWKDFGTELDARICEAVEENFVMAHYRSVELCEQVAAKFPADHRVPPLPDLRLENPGEVLEPVAPLDALDSAKASVTQQLLSGLRGSYGGILMVGLATSLLGMSLVNWYSAGAGVLLGVNALWDDRKNRKLRRRAEAKVAVARLMDDVIFQVSKESRNRLRAMQRALRDHFTDLANDTLRTADESLRAAEEAYGKYGDRREERIAELDGRMSTLRAIRERAETLVAA from the coding sequence TTGTCTGCCGCAGCAGGGCTGAAGGCCGCGACGGTGAAACATCCGGACGCGATGGCCCCGCTCATCCGGATTCTGGACGAACTGCGCGAGATGGCCCGAGCCGCGGGCCGCGACGATCTCGGGGGCCGTTTGGGCATGGTGCGCGCGCGGGTCACCGACCCGCGAGTGCGTCTGGTCGTCGTGGGTGAGCCGAAGCACGGGATGAGCACCTTGGTCAACAGCCTGGTCGGGGCGCCGGTGAGCGCCACCGACACGGCGCTGAGCGTGCCGGTGATCGTGGAGTACGGCCCGCAGGCCACCGCGAATCTGGTGAAGTCGCACGGCAACGGCCGGGTGGAACGCCAGGCTGTGGACCCGCTGCACCCAGGTCCGGCACTGACCGCTCAGGGCGTGGTCCGGGCCGAGTTCACCGAACCCAGTCCGTTGCTCGCCGACGGCATCGTGGTGATGGACGCTCCGGGCGCCGCCGGCGACGAGCACACCAAGTGGTCGATGATCGCCGCCGCCGACACCGTGCTCTACGTGGTGGACGCGAGCCGGGAGCTGACGCCCGCGCAGCTCGAGCATCTGCAGCGGATCCATCAGTTGTGTCCGACGGTGATCTGTGTGCTGAACAAGATCGATCGTTTCCCGCAGTGGTCACACGTGCAGCAGCGCAACCGTGAGCTGCTCGACGCGGCCGGTCTCGGGTTCGCGGTGGCGCCGGTGTCGGCGCTGCTGCACCTGCAGGCCGAGACTTCAGGCGACTATCAGCGCGATATCGAATCGGGAATGCCGCAGCTCATCGACCATTTGCGTGACTACGTGGTGTCGCGCGCCGATGCCGTGGCGATCGAGGCCGCGGTCCGCGATATCCGCTTGGTCACCGATCATCTGGCGGTGACGGTGCGCTCGGAGGCCGAGGCGCTGCGAGATCCGCGCCGCCGCGCGGAGATCACCGAGCAGCTGCTGGCCGCGCGCAATCTGGCCGACGAGCTGCGCCAGCGCACCGCCAACTGGCAGGTCACCCTGGTGGACGGCAGCACCGAGCTGATGGCCGATATCGAGCACGATCTGCGGCACCGGCTGCGCAGCCTGGTGCGCGACGCCGAAGCCGAGATCGCGCAGACCGATCCGGCGCGCGGCTGGAAAGACTTCGGTACCGAGCTCGACGCGCGCATCTGCGAGGCCGTGGAAGAGAACTTCGTGATGGCGCACTACCGATCGGTCGAGTTGTGTGAGCAGGTCGCCGCGAAGTTCCCCGCCGATCATCGCGTGCCGCCGCTGCCGGATCTGCGCCTGGAGAATCCGGGCGAGGTGCTGGAACCGGTCGCGCCGCTGGACGCCCTCGACAGCGCGAAAGCCAGTGTGACCCAGCAACTGCTGTCCGGTCTGCGCGGCTCCTACGGCGGCATCCTGATGGTCGGCCTGGCCACCAGCCTGCTCGGCATGTCGCTGGTGAACTGGTACTCGGCGGGCGCGGGTGTGCTGCTGGGCGTGAACGCGCTGTGGGACGACCGCAAGAATCGCAAACTGCGCCGCCGCGCCGAAGCCAAGGTCGCCGTCGCCCGCTTGATGGACGACGTGATCTTCCAGGTGAGCAAGGAATCGCGGAATCGCTTGCGCGCCATGCAGCGTGCGCTGCGCGACCATTTCACCGATCTCGCCAACGACACGCTGCGCACCGCCGACGAGTCGCTGCGCGCGGCCGAGGAGGCCTACGGCAAGTACGGCGACCGCCGCGAAGAGCGGATCGCCGAACTCGACGGTCGGATGAGCACGCTGCGCGCGATCCGGGAACGCGCCGAGACTCTCGTCGCTGCCTGA
- a CDS encoding aquaporin produces the protein MSDAEREIVSEEVVASGGDNIPPGAYPQVPGGLVEVPAGKKFAAEALGTFILVMGGVGTAVLAGERVGALGVALAFGLTLMFLVYAIGPISGCHVNPAVTLGQMLMGRISTRNAVGYWISQVVGGLLAGLVLFALAKNLPSYDRAVDGLGANGWGAHSPSAETGPLGQVVIQNGYGLASMIIIEVMLTALLVFVVLASTDEISDAPLAGLSIGVTLAVIHLISIPVDNTSVNPARSLAVAWYQNGAPGQVWAFIVFPLIGGVLGALVYAMIFGRGTRETSAA, from the coding sequence ATGTCTGACGCGGAGCGGGAAATTGTCAGCGAAGAGGTCGTCGCATCCGGCGGCGACAACATTCCCCCGGGCGCCTACCCCCAGGTTCCCGGGGGACTGGTGGAGGTGCCCGCGGGCAAGAAGTTCGCCGCTGAGGCCCTCGGCACGTTCATCCTGGTGATGGGCGGTGTGGGTACCGCGGTGCTGGCGGGGGAGCGGGTCGGTGCGCTGGGGGTGGCGCTCGCCTTCGGTCTCACCCTGATGTTCCTGGTCTACGCGATCGGGCCGATCTCCGGCTGCCACGTCAATCCGGCGGTGACGCTGGGGCAGATGCTGATGGGCCGAATCTCTACCCGCAACGCGGTCGGGTACTGGATCTCGCAGGTGGTCGGCGGATTGCTGGCCGGTCTGGTGCTGTTCGCGCTCGCGAAGAACCTGCCCTCCTACGACCGGGCCGTGGACGGTCTCGGGGCCAACGGCTGGGGCGCGCACAGCCCGTCTGCCGAGACGGGGCCGCTCGGGCAGGTTGTCATCCAGAACGGCTACGGCCTGGCCTCGATGATCATCATCGAGGTGATGCTGACCGCGCTGCTGGTCTTCGTGGTGCTGGCTTCCACCGACGAGATTTCCGACGCACCGCTGGCCGGTCTGTCCATCGGCGTCACCCTGGCCGTGATCCACCTGATCTCGATTCCGGTGGACAACACCTCGGTCAACCCGGCTCGCAGCCTCGCCGTCGCGTGGTACCAGAACGGTGCGCCCGGTCAGGTGTGGGCGTTCATCGTGTTCCCGCTGATCGGCGGCGTACTCGGTGCGCTGGTGTACGCGATGATCTTCGGGCGCGGCACCCGCGAGACCTCGGCCGCCTGA
- the lepA gene encoding translation elongation factor 4 translates to MRSGVPASFADTTFTDPARIRNFCIIAHIDHGKSTLADRMLQLTGVVEERAMRAQYLDRMDIERERGITIKAQNVRLPWKVGDTDYVLHLIDTPGHVDFTYEVSRALEACEGAVLLVDAAQGIEAQTLANLYLALDKDLTIIPVLNKIDLPAADPDRYAAEIAHIIGCEPDEVLRVSGKTGVGVTELLDKVIEVVPAPVGDPDAPARAMIFDSVYDTYRGVVTYVRVVDGKLTPREKIKMMSTGATHELLEIGIVSPEPKPTQGLGVGEVGYLITGVKDVRQSKVGDTVTHARNGATQALTGYREPRPMVYSGLYPVDGSDYPDLRDALDKLQLNDAALTYEPETSVALGFGFRCGFLGLLHMEITRERLQREFDLDLISTAPNVVYRVEMEDGKEHVVTNPSYWPEGKARAVFEPIVKCTIISPSEFIGSIMELCQSRRGELGGMDYLSETRVELRYTMPMAEIIFDFFDSLKSRTRGYASLDYEEAGEQTAALVKVDILLQGEAVDAFSAIVHRDAAQAYGNKMTTKLRELIPRQQFEVPIQAAIGSKIIARENIRAIRKDVLAKCYGGDISRKRKLLEKQKEGKKRMKTIGRVDVPQEAFVAALSSDAASDKPKGK, encoded by the coding sequence ATGAGGAGTGGAGTGCCTGCCAGCTTCGCCGACACAACGTTCACCGATCCCGCCCGGATCCGGAACTTCTGCATCATCGCGCACATCGACCATGGCAAGTCGACGCTGGCCGATCGGATGCTGCAGCTCACCGGTGTGGTCGAGGAGCGGGCGATGCGCGCCCAGTACCTGGACCGGATGGATATCGAGCGCGAGCGCGGCATCACCATCAAGGCGCAGAACGTGCGGTTGCCGTGGAAGGTGGGCGACACCGACTACGTACTGCATCTCATCGACACTCCCGGTCACGTCGACTTCACCTACGAGGTCTCGCGCGCGCTCGAGGCTTGCGAAGGCGCGGTGCTGCTGGTCGACGCCGCCCAGGGCATCGAGGCACAGACGCTGGCCAACCTGTACCTGGCGCTGGACAAGGATCTGACGATCATCCCGGTGCTCAACAAGATCGATCTGCCGGCGGCCGATCCGGACCGCTACGCGGCCGAGATCGCGCACATCATCGGCTGTGAGCCGGACGAGGTGCTGCGCGTCTCCGGCAAGACCGGTGTCGGCGTGACGGAGTTGCTGGACAAGGTGATCGAGGTGGTGCCGGCCCCGGTCGGCGATCCCGACGCCCCGGCCCGCGCCATGATCTTCGACTCGGTCTACGACACCTACCGCGGCGTCGTCACCTATGTGCGTGTGGTGGACGGCAAGCTGACCCCGCGCGAGAAGATCAAGATGATGTCCACCGGCGCGACGCACGAATTGCTGGAGATCGGCATCGTCTCGCCGGAACCGAAACCCACACAGGGGCTGGGCGTCGGCGAGGTCGGTTATCTGATCACCGGCGTGAAGGACGTGCGTCAGTCCAAGGTCGGCGACACGGTCACGCACGCACGCAACGGGGCCACCCAGGCCCTCACCGGTTACCGCGAACCGCGGCCGATGGTCTACTCGGGCCTGTACCCCGTCGACGGCTCGGACTACCCGGACCTGCGCGACGCGCTGGACAAGCTGCAACTCAACGACGCCGCGCTCACCTACGAGCCGGAGACCTCGGTGGCGCTGGGCTTCGGCTTCCGCTGCGGCTTCCTGGGTCTGCTGCACATGGAGATCACCCGGGAGCGGCTGCAGCGCGAATTCGACCTGGACCTGATCTCGACCGCACCGAACGTGGTGTACCGCGTGGAGATGGAAGACGGCAAGGAGCATGTCGTCACCAACCCCTCGTACTGGCCGGAAGGCAAGGCGCGCGCCGTCTTCGAGCCCATCGTGAAGTGCACCATCATCTCCCCGAGCGAGTTCATCGGCTCCATCATGGAGTTGTGCCAGAGTCGCCGCGGCGAGCTCGGCGGCATGGACTACCTGTCGGAGACTCGCGTCGAGCTGCGCTACACGATGCCGATGGCCGAGATCATCTTCGATTTCTTCGATTCGCTGAAGTCGCGCACCCGCGGCTACGCCAGCCTGGATTACGAAGAGGCCGGCGAACAGACGGCCGCGCTGGTCAAGGTGGACATCCTGCTGCAGGGTGAGGCCGTGGACGCGTTCAGTGCCATCGTGCACCGGGACGCGGCGCAGGCCTACGGCAACAAGATGACCACCAAGCTGCGGGAACTCATTCCGCGCCAGCAGTTCGAGGTGCCGATCCAGGCCGCCATCGGCTCGAAGATCATTGCCCGCGAGAACATCCGCGCCATCCGCAAGGACGTGCTCGCCAAGTGCTATGGCGGTGACATCAGCCGCAAGCGCAAGCTGCTGGAGAAGCAGAAGGAAGGCAAGAAGCGGATGAAGACCATCGGCCGCGTCGATGTTCCGCAGGAAGCTTTCGTGGCCGCCCTGTCCTCGGACGCCGCCTCGGATAAGCCGAAGGGGAAGTAG
- a CDS encoding glycoside hydrolase family 15 protein, with amino-acid sequence MASSDHTEPADLPVPSAMTQVNHHASYPPIDDYAFLSDCETTCLIASNGAVEWMCVPRPDSPSIFGAVLDRSAGHFRLGPYGVNVPAARRYLPGGMILETTWQTQTGWLIVRDALVLGPWHNNDQRSRSYRRTPMDWDAEHMLLRTVKCVNGTVELEMGCEPAFDYHRATARWEYTGKVYEEATAVRSDDPSAGPSLVLTTDLRLGLEGREARARTRLSEGDERYVALTWSELPAPRTFDEAAHKMWATSECWRQWITLGKFPDHPWRNYLQRSALTLKGLTYAPTGALMAAATTSLPETPGGERNWDYRYTWVRDSSFALWGLYTLGLDREANDFFAFLNDATTDDHGKPVPLQVLYGIGGERVITESTLDNLSGYDRAQPVRIGNGAYNQDQHDIWGTMLDAVYLHVKSRQRVPEKLWPMLERQVQAAIAHWREPDRGIWEVRGEPQHFTSSKVMCWVALDRGAKLAELHGQLRHAAEWYVIAEEIKSDILAYGVNADGVFTQTYGGETLDASLLLVVLLRFLPPDDPRVRSTVLAIADHLTENGLVLRYRTETTDDGLSGAEGTFTICSFWLVSALVEIGELERARHLCERLLGYASPLRLYAEEIDSRSGRHLGNFPQAFTHLALINAVTHVIRAEETHSAVNFQPAHSPANHPG; translated from the coding sequence ATGGCGTCCTCCGATCACACCGAACCCGCGGATCTGCCGGTACCCAGCGCGATGACGCAGGTGAACCATCATGCCAGCTATCCCCCGATCGACGACTACGCCTTTCTCTCCGACTGCGAGACGACCTGCCTGATCGCCAGCAACGGGGCGGTCGAGTGGATGTGCGTGCCGCGGCCGGACTCACCGAGCATCTTCGGGGCAGTGCTCGATCGCAGCGCGGGTCACTTCCGCCTCGGACCGTACGGCGTCAACGTGCCCGCCGCCCGGCGCTACCTGCCCGGCGGCATGATTCTGGAGACCACCTGGCAAACCCAGACCGGCTGGTTGATCGTGCGCGACGCCCTGGTCCTGGGCCCCTGGCACAACAACGACCAGCGCAGCCGCTCCTACCGCCGCACGCCGATGGACTGGGACGCCGAGCACATGCTGCTGCGCACGGTGAAATGCGTGAACGGCACGGTGGAATTGGAGATGGGCTGCGAACCGGCCTTCGACTACCACCGTGCCACCGCGCGCTGGGAGTACACGGGCAAGGTCTACGAGGAGGCCACGGCCGTCCGCAGCGACGATCCGAGCGCCGGGCCCAGTCTGGTACTGACCACCGATCTACGGCTGGGCCTGGAAGGCCGCGAAGCCCGCGCCCGCACCCGGCTCTCGGAGGGCGACGAACGCTATGTGGCGCTGACCTGGTCGGAGCTGCCGGCACCGCGCACGTTCGACGAGGCCGCGCACAAGATGTGGGCGACCTCGGAATGCTGGCGGCAGTGGATCACCCTCGGCAAGTTCCCCGATCACCCGTGGCGGAACTATTTGCAGCGCAGCGCGCTGACCCTCAAGGGGCTGACCTACGCGCCGACCGGTGCGCTGATGGCCGCCGCCACCACCTCGCTGCCGGAAACGCCCGGCGGGGAACGCAATTGGGACTACCGCTACACCTGGGTGCGCGACTCCAGCTTCGCGCTGTGGGGTCTGTACACCCTGGGACTCGATCGGGAAGCCAACGACTTCTTCGCCTTCCTCAACGACGCCACCACCGACGATCACGGCAAACCGGTGCCACTGCAAGTGCTCTACGGCATCGGTGGCGAACGCGTCATCACCGAGAGCACCCTGGACAACCTGTCCGGCTACGACCGTGCGCAACCGGTCCGCATCGGCAACGGCGCCTACAACCAGGATCAGCACGATATCTGGGGCACCATGCTCGACGCGGTGTATCTGCACGTGAAATCGCGCCAGCGAGTGCCGGAGAAGCTGTGGCCGATGCTGGAACGACAGGTGCAGGCGGCCATCGCGCACTGGCGCGAACCCGATCGCGGCATCTGGGAGGTGCGCGGGGAGCCCCAGCACTTCACCTCCTCGAAGGTGATGTGCTGGGTGGCGCTGGACCGCGGCGCGAAACTGGCCGAACTGCACGGGCAGTTGCGGCACGCCGCCGAGTGGTACGTCATCGCCGAGGAGATCAAATCCGACATCCTGGCCTACGGAGTGAACGCCGACGGCGTCTTCACCCAGACCTACGGCGGCGAAACCCTCGACGCGTCACTGCTTTTGGTGGTGCTGCTGCGGTTCCTGCCGCCCGACGACCCGCGGGTGCGGTCCACCGTGCTCGCGATCGCCGATCACCTCACCGAGAACGGGCTGGTGCTGCGCTATCGCACCGAGACCACCGACGACGGATTGTCCGGAGCCGAGGGCACTTTCACCATCTGCTCGTTCTGGCTGGTGTCGGCACTGGTGGAAATCGGCGAACTGGAACGCGCCCGGCACCTGTGCGAGCGGCTGCTGGGATACGCCAGCCCACTGCGGCTCTACGCCGAGGAGATCGACTCGCGCAGTGGGCGCCACCTCGGGAACTTCCCCCAGGCGTTCACCCATCTGGCGCTCATCAACGCCGTCACGCACGTCATCCGGGCCGAGGAAACCCACAGCGCGGTGAATTTCCAGCCCGCGCATTCCCCGGCGAATCACCCTGGGTGA